One Dialister invisus DSM 15470 genomic region harbors:
- a CDS encoding TonB family protein, with the protein MNDRQRYAVGIAAAVLIHLFAAVMLGLFGVKYIEVPLRGEILQVSLDAGGGNRGGGGSKGKKAPAVKSSEAKINDIAEPVEMPSEEINEKVPEEKPEVHDRPDKKETADTTGTSVSDAAAEDEGTDTQGDGSGSSGGTGDGDGTGTGDGSGTGTGEGDGNGSGPGAGVPITPPTVISKVLPVYPPTARVKETTGVTYVTVLVNTSGTVDSAYVTQGSGSSVLDAAAVDAAYQWTFSPALDKYGVPVPCRITFPVEFRLN; encoded by the coding sequence ATGAATGACCGGCAGAGGTATGCGGTTGGTATTGCCGCTGCTGTCCTTATTCATTTATTTGCTGCTGTCATGCTGGGACTGTTTGGCGTGAAGTACATAGAAGTTCCGCTTCGTGGAGAAATATTGCAGGTATCGCTTGATGCGGGCGGCGGAAACCGGGGCGGGGGAGGCAGCAAAGGGAAAAAGGCGCCGGCGGTGAAATCATCTGAAGCAAAAATCAATGATATTGCCGAACCTGTGGAAATGCCTAGTGAAGAAATTAATGAAAAGGTACCGGAAGAAAAGCCGGAGGTGCATGACAGGCCGGATAAGAAGGAAACGGCAGACACCACAGGTACGTCTGTTTCTGATGCCGCGGCAGAAGATGAAGGGACGGATACACAAGGCGACGGAAGCGGCAGCAGCGGAGGAACAGGGGACGGGGACGGCACTGGTACGGGTGACGGCAGCGGAACCGGTACGGGTGAAGGTGACGGCAATGGAAGCGGGCCGGGGGCCGGTGTTCCTATTACGCCGCCGACAGTGATCAGCAAAGTACTTCCTGTTTATCCGCCGACTGCAAGGGTAAAAGAAACGACGGGGGTTACTTATGTAACGGTCTTAGTCAATACATCAGGGACGGTTGATTCTGCTTATGTGACGCAAGGGTCAGGAAGCAGTGTCTTAGATGCAGCGGCTGTTGATGCGGCTTATCAATGGACATTTTCTCCTGCACTTGATAAATATGGGGTGCCTGTCCCCTGCCGGATTACATTCCCGGTAGAATTCAGATTGAATTGA
- a CDS encoding YggS family pyridoxal phosphate-dependent enzyme, producing MSAIEEKLEVVKKRIAAAKARSPYRQDVTLVAVTKFHPLEDMEEVLRLGVKEVGENRVQELEDKRSRLKMPVVWNLQGHLQKNKVKKAVAAADLIQSVDSVEIMEEIDKRAGQAGKVQDVLLEFNISGETSKYGLPPESLDEAAAKAGMLPHIRVKGLMCMAPMVEDVEMTRPVFRRAHEMWEVLKTYFPKGQVSVLSMGMTRDFETAIEEGATMVRVGTAIFGERNYANGKGETK from the coding sequence ATGTCAGCTATAGAAGAAAAGCTGGAAGTTGTGAAAAAGCGGATAGCGGCTGCGAAGGCCCGTTCTCCTTACAGGCAGGACGTGACTCTTGTGGCGGTGACGAAGTTTCATCCATTGGAAGATATGGAGGAGGTTCTCCGACTTGGCGTGAAAGAGGTGGGAGAAAACCGTGTGCAGGAATTGGAAGACAAACGGAGCCGTTTGAAAATGCCTGTTGTCTGGAACCTGCAGGGACATCTTCAAAAAAATAAAGTGAAAAAGGCAGTGGCGGCGGCTGATTTGATCCAGTCCGTAGATTCCGTGGAAATCATGGAAGAGATAGATAAACGGGCCGGGCAGGCCGGCAAAGTGCAGGATGTGCTTCTGGAATTTAATATTTCCGGAGAAACAAGCAAGTACGGTTTGCCGCCGGAAAGTCTGGACGAAGCTGCAGCGAAGGCGGGAATGCTCCCGCATATCCGTGTAAAGGGTCTGATGTGCATGGCGCCTATGGTGGAGGATGTGGAAATGACACGTCCTGTATTCCGCAGGGCTCATGAAATGTGGGAAGTACTGAAAACATATTTTCCCAAAGGACAGGTTTCTGTTTTATCCATGGGGATGACCCGGGATTTTGAAACGGCAATAGAAGAGGGCGCTACGATGGTACGCGTCGGCACCGCCATTTTTGGCGAGCGGAATTATGCAAATGGGAAAGGAGAAACAAAATGA
- a CDS encoding cell division protein SepF, with amino-acid sequence MSLLDKFKEQFTDRDDEYEDEEYEEEGTSIDTAQPIPPRPAAGRAAVATRQAKPYTMVVVNPKDYQDAEKIGNHLKAARPVVMNMEKTDADEAQRIVDFIQGVMYALDGRIDQVSENIYLCAPNNMSVSRENFAAFPEAEAPAWDSQAPKA; translated from the coding sequence ATGAGCTTACTGGATAAATTTAAGGAACAGTTTACAGATCGTGATGATGAATACGAGGATGAAGAATACGAAGAAGAGGGGACGTCGATAGATACGGCGCAGCCTATTCCTCCCCGTCCGGCAGCAGGCCGTGCGGCAGTAGCGACCCGCCAGGCGAAACCGTATACTATGGTGGTCGTGAATCCGAAAGACTATCAGGATGCCGAAAAAATCGGGAATCATCTGAAGGCTGCCCGTCCGGTCGTAATGAATATGGAAAAGACTGATGCCGATGAAGCACAGCGTATCGTGGATTTTATTCAGGGTGTGATGTATGCTTTGGACGGGCGCATTGACCAGGTTTCTGAAAATATTTACCTCTGCGCGCCAAATAATATGAGCGTGTCCCGTGAGAATTTTGCGGCATTTCCGGAAGCGGAAGCCCCCGCATGGGATTCGCAGGCCCCTAAGGCATAA
- a CDS encoding cell division protein SepF — MSFFSKISELFYDLFVTEPEEEEYIDSAGEDGKEAGPRMAGALPARAVRPLDAVIFVPRAYSDARRAVDAMEKGLVVLVVLGSNVDDETASRFVDFMSGAVYLGKGEVELLNGQVLLCAPSAVHIEMDSMPRLAGIPLWRGPGV, encoded by the coding sequence ATGTCATTTTTTTCGAAGATCTCCGAGCTGTTTTATGATCTTTTTGTTACGGAGCCGGAGGAAGAAGAGTATATAGATTCTGCGGGAGAAGACGGTAAAGAGGCGGGTCCCCGTATGGCAGGCGCGCTGCCTGCGAGGGCTGTCCGTCCGTTGGATGCTGTCATCTTCGTTCCCCGTGCTTATAGTGATGCCCGCCGTGCGGTGGATGCCATGGAAAAAGGACTTGTAGTTCTTGTGGTTCTTGGCAGCAATGTGGATGATGAAACGGCGAGCCGTTTTGTGGATTTCATGAGCGGTGCCGTTTATCTCGGCAAGGGAGAAGTAGAACTTCTGAACGGGCAGGTGCTTTTGTGCGCGCCATCGGCGGTGCATATTGAGATGGACAGCATGCCCCGCCTTGCGGGGATTCCTTTGTGGAGAGGTCCGGGCGTATGA
- the proC gene encoding pyrroline-5-carboxylate reductase, with protein sequence MKKIMMIGCGAMGGAILSGCLSKGLWTKEEVYIKASTEKSTVEKAERYGVSAASLKDIGEADFVLLAVKPDIIPFVLEEINPYRPRRVISVAAAVTAATLEAGLPEKTPVIRVMPNTPASVGEGMTAITAGRYADEDFIETAKEIFSALGKAAVVSERQLDEMGALSGAGPGYVFVIIDALADAGVRAGLPRKLAVEAAAQTLYGAAKMVLETGKHPAELRDGVTSPGGTTIAGIHAMEARGIRAALMDAVMAALAKSDEMGRK encoded by the coding sequence ATGAAAAAGATTATGATGATCGGCTGCGGCGCTATGGGCGGCGCTATACTTTCAGGGTGCCTTTCCAAAGGCCTCTGGACGAAAGAAGAAGTATACATTAAAGCAAGCACGGAAAAGTCAACGGTGGAAAAGGCAGAGCGATATGGCGTATCTGCAGCTTCTCTGAAAGATATCGGAGAAGCGGATTTTGTCCTTTTGGCAGTAAAGCCCGACATTATCCCTTTTGTTTTGGAAGAAATAAATCCGTACCGTCCGAGGCGGGTGATTTCTGTTGCGGCGGCAGTGACAGCAGCGACCTTGGAAGCCGGCCTTCCCGAAAAGACGCCGGTGATCCGTGTCATGCCGAATACTCCCGCTTCGGTCGGGGAGGGTATGACAGCTATTACAGCAGGGCGGTACGCTGACGAGGATTTTATCGAAACGGCAAAAGAAATATTTTCCGCCCTGGGGAAAGCGGCAGTGGTTTCCGAACGCCAGCTTGACGAGATGGGCGCTTTATCAGGAGCGGGGCCGGGATACGTTTTCGTGATTATTGATGCATTGGCGGATGCCGGAGTGCGCGCGGGACTTCCGCGGAAGCTGGCAGTTGAAGCGGCGGCGCAGACTTTGTATGGCGCAGCCAAAATGGTGCTGGAAACAGGAAAACATCCCGCCGAACTCCGTGACGGGGTGACAAGTCCCGGCGGTACGACGATTGCAGGCATCCATGCCATGGAAGCGCGCGGCATCCGTGCCGCTCTCATGGACGCCGTCATGGCGGCTCTTGCGAAATCTGATGAAATGGGCAGAAAATAA
- a CDS encoding RNA-binding protein, which yields MKDREKILRYFSATGEEAKDMAIRLLDIADSVDRGRPFAVGPFMSPFAAQVGQTIAAHMKTVAVKTSGGYHEAERIRVAFARNDYDGLVDFGLTALKVTWDDRYRLIGHRDVLGALMGLGIDRAVLGDILMQGAGCQIVADSSMAEWIKRNFLKVAMVSVQIKEISLEELEPPKKTAREVRATVASLRLDAVGAAGFGISRSKMVQCVESGRTEINWQPVKSASQTIKAGDVISIRGKGRIEIREVTGMSRKGRTGLLIDRYK from the coding sequence ATGAAAGACAGAGAAAAAATTCTCCGCTACTTTTCCGCAACCGGAGAAGAAGCGAAAGATATGGCAATCCGTCTGCTGGATATTGCTGATTCCGTGGACAGAGGCCGGCCATTTGCCGTCGGCCCCTTTATGTCTCCTTTTGCGGCGCAGGTCGGACAGACGATTGCGGCTCACATGAAAACGGTGGCGGTGAAAACTTCCGGCGGATATCATGAAGCGGAACGGATCCGTGTCGCATTTGCTCGTAATGACTATGACGGTCTCGTGGATTTCGGGCTGACCGCATTGAAAGTGACCTGGGATGACCGATACAGGCTCATCGGCCACCGTGATGTACTGGGGGCGCTTATGGGACTGGGCATCGACAGAGCGGTTCTGGGAGATATCCTCATGCAGGGGGCGGGGTGCCAGATTGTGGCAGACAGTTCCATGGCGGAATGGATTAAGCGGAATTTCCTGAAAGTCGCCATGGTGTCTGTGCAGATAAAAGAAATATCTCTGGAAGAATTAGAGCCGCCTAAAAAGACAGCCAGAGAGGTGCGGGCCACGGTCGCTTCGCTTCGGCTGGATGCGGTCGGCGCGGCAGGATTTGGCATTTCCCGCAGCAAAATGGTACAATGCGTAGAGAGCGGTCGGACGGAAATTAACTGGCAGCCTGTGAAAAGCGCGTCGCAAACCATAAAAGCAGGAGATGTTATTTCCATCCGCGGCAAAGGACGGATTGAAATCAGGGAAGTCACGGGGATGAGCCGGAAAGGCCGGACAGGGCTCCTGATTGACCGTTATAAATAA
- a CDS encoding DivIVA domain-containing protein yields MITPMDIHNKTFSRGLRGYSQEEVDAFLQELASDYERIYREHREMEEEMDTVKTKLRNYEKMESTMSSTLVMAQETAENVKRNAQKEAELAVREAQNEAHHIISDAEAARRKLNTDLLKTEGDVKIYIEKILANFKSAMALIESAKNTPEPQIVKAPEGQDEEMELPIEALDDRSADLFEGEVKADTAEAETDEAEDETQQAVSEI; encoded by the coding sequence ATGATTACACCGATGGATATCCATAATAAAACGTTTTCCCGCGGACTGCGGGGGTACAGCCAGGAAGAAGTGGACGCATTCCTGCAGGAGCTGGCAAGTGACTATGAACGTATTTACCGCGAACATCGTGAGATGGAAGAGGAGATGGATACAGTCAAGACGAAACTCCGCAATTATGAAAAAATGGAATCTACCATGTCCTCCACTTTGGTCATGGCGCAGGAAACTGCTGAAAATGTGAAGAGAAACGCACAGAAAGAGGCGGAACTGGCAGTTCGGGAAGCGCAGAATGAAGCCCATCATATCATTTCCGATGCGGAAGCGGCCCGCCGCAAACTGAACACCGATCTGCTCAAAACGGAAGGCGATGTCAAGATCTATATTGAAAAGATTCTGGCCAATTTCAAGTCGGCGATGGCTCTCATCGAATCTGCAAAGAATACGCCGGAGCCGCAGATTGTAAAAGCGCCGGAAGGACAGGATGAGGAAATGGAACTGCCCATCGAAGCGCTGGATGACCGTTCTGCCGATCTTTTTGAAGGAGAAGTAAAAGCTGATACAGCGGAAGCGGAAACTGATGAAGCGGAAGATGAAACACAGCAGGCTGTATCTGAAATATAA
- a CDS encoding class I SAM-dependent methyltransferase has product MNFSEKLPAFANPQGAAGKLLIASMNIFHTPVSLWGISHLDLAGNEKILDIGCGGGINLSRFLKKVPRGHVTGIDLSPDCVNYSFMRNRDAIAEGRCSVYEGSAELLPFGANHFDVITAFETIYFWPNLPNTLKEIKRVLKPGGTFLIVNEADGYGFLDNLYPKIIKGMTLYKTEELSAILTKAGFTNIEIDTKLGCVTVSARRPVTALDKVKTAVRFDNVRKWGRAALFAAGTAAAVCTAACLLKKNKKQ; this is encoded by the coding sequence ATGAACTTTTCCGAAAAACTTCCCGCTTTTGCCAACCCGCAGGGCGCCGCCGGAAAGCTGCTGATTGCCTCTATGAATATTTTCCATACTCCCGTGTCCCTCTGGGGGATTTCCCATCTGGATCTTGCCGGTAATGAAAAAATCCTCGACATCGGCTGCGGAGGCGGCATCAACCTGTCCCGCTTTTTAAAGAAAGTTCCCCGCGGTCACGTGACAGGCATCGATCTTTCACCGGACTGCGTGAATTATTCTTTTATGCGCAACCGCGATGCCATTGCGGAAGGACGGTGTTCCGTTTATGAAGGAAGCGCCGAACTCCTTCCTTTCGGCGCAAATCATTTCGATGTCATCACCGCCTTTGAAACGATATACTTTTGGCCCAATCTGCCAAACACACTGAAAGAAATCAAAAGGGTGCTGAAGCCGGGCGGCACCTTCCTCATCGTAAATGAAGCGGACGGCTATGGATTTCTCGACAATCTGTACCCGAAAATCATCAAAGGCATGACTCTCTACAAAACGGAAGAGCTTTCCGCTATTCTTACCAAAGCAGGTTTCACAAACATTGAAATTGATACAAAGCTGGGATGCGTGACCGTTTCCGCGAGGCGTCCCGTCACTGCCCTGGATAAGGTAAAAACGGCGGTCCGTTTCGACAACGTCCGCAAGTGGGGACGGGCCGCCCTCTTTGCGGCAGGAACAGCGGCAGCTGTTTGCACGGCAGCCTGCCTTCTAAAAAAGAATAAAAAGCAGTAA